A stretch of DNA from Desulfosarcina ovata subsp. ovata:
GGATTATCATGGTGTGGCAACATTTTTTGAAAGCGTTGCCGGACTGAATCGTATCGTGAACATCCGCGATATCAATCTGACACCGGAAAAGGGTGGCAAGAGTCTGACAACGACCTGTACGGCGGTGACTTACAAATTTATCGAAGCATCGAACACAAAAAAGAAGCCATCAAAAAGATCGAGAAGGAAATAGAAGCGATAAAACCATGCCAATGCAAAATAGACAATCCTGTATTATTGTGGCCTTGATCGTTCTTTTGTCATGCTTTCTCTGGAATTGCGACGATCAGAAGAAAGAACCAAGAGCTCCGGTTGTCAGCAAAAAAATAGCCGTGCATACAGCGCCTGCTCCGCCGAAAACAACCGATCATGCTGTGGTTTCACCGTCAGAGCCAGTGTCGAAAGAAGAGCCTGAAGTTGAAAAGGCGTCGCTTGTGGCAGAGCGGATTTATGATCCCAAAGATCGCCTGAATCCTTTTATTCCCCTATTTAAAACAGAAACCAGCGAAACGCTTTCACAACCATCCGAGAAGTCGAAAAGAAAGCGGCGAATGCCCCAAACGCCTCTGGAAAAAATCAGTCTTGAACAGCTTAAACTAGTGGCCATCATCCGGGCAGGATCGGGAAACAGGGCACTTGTGGAAGATAGTAGCGGAAAGGGATATATTGTTAAAAAGGGGAGTTATATTGGATTGAATTCGGGTATCGTGACTCAGATTGAACCCAACCGCATTTTCGTCGAAGAAGAGTTGGAAAACCTAATGGGCGAATTGGTTCTTCAAAATACCGAAATAAAACTTCAGAAACCTGCTGGAGAGTGATATGCGCAACTTAGGGATTAAATTTTCAGAAAGATTGACACTCACTTTTTGCATGGCCTTGGTTGTCGCTGTTTTATCCGCTGGGTGTGCAGCCCGGCAATCGGGCATGGAAAAGGCAGCATCGAGCCCATTGGCAGAGATTACCTCCATTGAATTGTCCCAGGATGTAAATTTCGCCAATGTCGTAATCCGTGGGACCGAACCGTTGACCTATATGGCGGTAAAGCAGAGGGAGCCCATTGGGGTTGTGATTCTTATTCCCGGTAGCCGGTTGACTCTGACCAGCCCGGATCTCCAATCCCCAGGACCACCCGTCAAGGCTATTCATGCGAGCCAGGCTGAGGCCAAAATCGATACTTCGCGGATCGAAATTCTTTTGGCTGCCGACAGCTCCTACAACGTTGTTAAAGATGGCAACGCGCTTAAAATACAATTTTCAAAGACTCCGTTGGACGTGAGTTCTGCCGCAACGGTTCTCCCAGCGCCATCCGTTCAATCGAACCCATCCCCAGCCACGCCTCAGACCGTTGCATCAACGGGTGTTTACCAGGGAACGGGGATGCCGGTGGGCAGCGAAAATCAGATCTGGGTGAATCGAATCGACTTTTTAGGGGAGCCAAACGGTCGTTCGACCTTATCCATTGAGACTACGGCACCCGTGGATTATAAAATCAACAAGGTCTCCAACCGGCTTTTGGAACTGCGTCTGATGGGTACCAATATCGCCGAATTCCGGCAGCGTCCGCTGATTACGACGCGTTTCGAAAGTGCCGTCAATCGAATCGTGCCGGTCCAACTGCCATCAATGAGGGGGTATTCTCTTTTTTCCATCGAACTGCGCGAACCCGTTGGGTATCATACCGAGCAGGTCGGTGGACTCCTTTTGGTTCATTTTGATGCATCCTCTGTTCCGCCGGCACCTGTCGATGAAGCCAATTTGCCTGCCTGGAAAAAGGTCCTTACGGAGACTCTCGGCATGAGTGGAATGGATATGACAGGGTCTGGGGCACAATCCTCGGGTACCCCCCGCCTGGCATCACAGCCGAATCCGGATACCGTGGGTGAGCCAGCCATGCCGGACGTTGTTCTCGACTCGGATCAGGCTGTTGTCGTAACAAAAAAAATCAAAACCTATAAGGGTGAAAAGATTGCTCTGGATTTCTACCAGACCGACATAAAAAATGTATTTAGGATTCTCCGCGAAGTGAGCGGCAAGAACTTTGCCATTGATAAAGATGTCAGCGGCAAAGTGACCATGACCCTCGATAAACCGGTTCCCTGGGACCAGGTCATGGATCTGGTGCTGCGAATGAATCAGCTCGGGATGATTGTCGAGGGCGATATTATCCGCATCGCCACGCTATCCACTCTGAAAAAAGAAAACGACCTGCGCAAGGCGCAAATTGCCTCCCTGCAAGAAGAGAAAAAGCAGATCAAGGCGTTGGAACCTCTTGAAACCCGCTACATCCCGATCAGTTATTCCGATGCCGGGAAAGAGGTCTTGCCTCACATTCAGAACATTATTTCCAAAGATCGCGGGTCTGTCACCGTGGATACCAAGAACAATCAGCTCATCGTTACCGACACTGCCGACAAAATTGCCCAGGCGATTGAAATTGCAAGGCAGATCGACAAGGTCACTTCTCAGGTGATCATTGAGGCAAGAATTGTTGAAATCAGTGAAACGTTTTCTAGAGAAGTGGGATTTGAATGGGGGCTGAGCGTTGGGCCGGTCAGTATGAATGAAGGCGGCACAACTTACGAAACCAACGTAGCCATGAACTATCCGGCCAGTACTTCCAATGGAATTGGTTTGACCTATAACAAAATCGCGGGTACGCCTTTCACATTAGACGCCGCGCTTACCGCTTTGGAAACGAACGGGAAGGGCAAAATTCTCTCTTCTCCCAAAATCGTTACCCTGAACAACAAGAAGGCGAAGATCAAACAAGGGCAAGAATATGGCTATCTTGAAAGGGATTCTTCTGGTGGATCGTCGGTTTCTTTCAAGGATGTGGACTTGCTGTTGGAGGTAACTCCGCACGTCACTCCAGACAACAGGATCTCGCTAAGCATTTTGATTACCAAGAATGATGTGGTCGATTTTGTAGACGATGTACCGGTCATATCTACGAACGAAGCCGAAACGGAATTGCTGGTTAATGATGGGGATACCATTGTTATCGGTGGAATTATCAAAAAGACTCGGTCAAATACCAAAAATGCATTTCCAGGATTACACAAAGTTCCGGTTCTCGGTTGGCTATTTCAAAGTAATCTTGAAGAGAACGACAATAGCGAATTGCTGATTTTTATGAATCCGAAGATCGTTCAGTTGGAGCAACGAAACATGGTCAATTGAATTAACATTTAGAATTCAATTGCGACCTGACGAAAAAACGGTGCAAGCGTCCTATGCTTTGATGTTTTCCAGACACCGGAAAATAAGTCGCTTTCTTACACGACTGTCAACTTTGAACTTTAATAATTTTTTATTATTTTGCATTTCTGGAGGAAGTTTCATGAAAAACCAAGTTAGCTGGTTTCGCTTTGCGAGTGCTATAATTATTGTTTTATTTGTATTCTTGGGATGTTCATCGGGCGGCGGAGGCGGTGATGATGACAGTTCTGATACCACGACCGATACGACGACTACTGCAAGCGTTGCTGAAATTCTTGTCGAAGCAGAGAACAGCTCCATCAATGTAGAGGAAAGCGCTGAAATCATCGCCTGGGTGTATGATGACAGCGGAAGCCCGATGGCGAATACTACGATCAGTTTTTCCCTTGATTATCCTTCCCTGGCTTATATTTCTCCATCCATCGCAACAACGAATTCAGATGGTAAGGTAACGGCTACACTGACGGCTCGAAGCAAACAAGGCGAAATCATCGTTTCTGCGTCTAACGACGAAATTACAAGCAATGATGAAACCGTTAGCATTTTGTCGGGTGTATCACCGGATACAATAACCGTGACGGCAACCCCCATGACATTATTGATTGGAGGAACCAGTTCAATCCAGGCCGAAGTGCTTGACAAGGATGGCAATGCGGTTCCTGATGGGACTTCGGTCTCCTTTGAAGTCGCCAATGATAATTTTGGCAGCATGTCTCCGGCAACAAATACAACGGCAAATGGGTTTGCCAGTTCGACATTTACTTCCTCATCTACAGCCGGGACAGTCGCCGTCGAGGTGTCGGTTGGTCAAATCAACAACAGTGTCGATCTTATTATTAATGACACCCAGCCGGCGTCATTGTCATTTAATGCCGCTGATCCGGAAATTATTGCGATTAAAGAATCCGGGGGAAACGAAACATCTGACATTTCATTTCAAGTTATAGATCAAAACGGGGACCCGAAGAGCGGTATTGCCGTTACGATGACAATCATAAAAGGACCTGGTGGGGGTGAGTACATTGATACGGATAGCACACCAGAAGAAATTGTGGTTTCTTCCGCTAGCGATGGTTTGGCAACTGTAACCCTGCACAGCGGTTCCAACGCCGGGCCGGTGACCATTAGAGCACAAATGACGGTTGATGGTGTGGCTATGGTCGCCAATTCTGCGGCAGTTTCCATTGGGGGCGGTGTTCCCTCGGCCTCCCGTTTCAGTGTCTCTGCAAGCGTGCTGAATATCCCCGGACTGGACGAAAATGGAAAAACTACCGAAATTACAGCGTGGTTGACTGATCGCTTCGGGAATTACAATATTCTGGAGGGTACCACCGTATCGTTCTGGTCCGAAGCCGCTTTGGCCGTTGATGCCGCCAACGTTACTGCAAGCGCTGATGGGTCCGATTCAGCGGTAGCCACAGTTACTGCACGTACTCAACATCCGGTTATCGATCCAATTCCGGGCGGCGAGGATGTGGCGCCTTTTGATTGGGAAAATGAACTGATGGACTATGTCAGCACCACCTATGGCTGGGCGGGGACGACCCACCCGCGGGACGGTTTGGTTTCAATACTTGTCTATACCGAGGGTGAAGAGGGGTTTGACGACCTAAATGCCAATGGCGTATATGATAGTGGCGAGACGTTTGAGGATACCATTGACGATCCATTCATCGACTACAACGACAACGGTGAATATGACGGTACCGACAGTTCAGACCCAGCAGAAATATACAACGATGCAAACGACACCACAGGGTGGGACAGCTATAACGGGATATGGGATGATCAAAAAGATATTTTTTATAATTTCAAAATATTGATTACCGGAGAACCCCATATCGCCATTGCACCGACTACTTTCAACATCGCCGACGGAGGTTCTCAGTCGTTTACCTTTCTGGTTTGCGATGAAAACCTTAATTATTTGAGTGAAGGGACTTCCATATCGGTATCAATTGAAGGCGGCGGAAAGCTATTCGCGGATGAAATTGAATTGGACGACAGTAGTGCCTTACCAGGCATAAATGGCTCCTACACGTCACATCTACCGCAAATCGAATATAATGCGACAATTATGGATAGTGATTCCGGTGACAGTAATGATCCCGTGCTGACAACTTTGACAATAACCGTGAATTGGGAAGGAAATACAGAAGAACTATCCATTATAGGGTATGTCGACTAGGTGATTATTTGCCGTGATATTCAACTTGACCATCTGCCTCGAAGGGTTTTCTCGGGGCAGATGGCTTTATACCCAATGTCGTTGACTTAATGATTTACGATAAATAATATACCAAAATTCAAGCAGGCCTGATTATAATGCCTCAATTATAGGCAACCTTACGCCGTTCCAATGCTTTTCCAAAATCCCCAGCATTGCTCTACAGGATTGTATTTTCTGTGATATGGCGGGTAGTAGAGCAGTTGAATAGGCTTTGCGATATGATCCGTAAACCCATGGTTTTATCCATCATGAGATGATTTCCTGCCATTTGAGATCAATTCTATCCATTTGAAATTCAAATCGGTTTTCCGGTCGGTCCTGAAAAAAGTCGTGTAGCGTCTTTTCAACCACGTTGAAGGCGATGGTTTCCCAAGGGATTTCATCCTCCGGCATCAATTTTACCTCGGCACTTTCAGGGGTGGGGTGAAAGTCAAGGGCCTCCAACCGCGCGAGAAACATCAGGTAGATCTGGTTGATGTGAACAATGTCGATCATCCGGTACGGTCTCAAGTCGGTGACTCGGCTGCCGGTCTCCTCGAGGGTTTCCCGCCTAGCACCGTCGGCAACGGTTTCGCCGTTCTCCAGAAAGCCTGCGGGCAGGGTCCAGTATCCCTTGCGCGGGTTGATATTCCGGCGGCACATGAGGATGCGGTCGTCCCAGATGGGGATGCAGCCGACGACGAGTTTTGGATTTTGATAATGAACGGTACCACAGGCTTGGCAGACATGTCGCGGGCGGTCATCGCCCGCAGGAACCGTAAGCGTTACAGGCCCGCCGCATTGGGAGCAAAAATTCATGTACTCATATCTCCAAACGGGTAACGGAAATCATTCCGCCGAAACAGACATCCACATCACTGCCGGCGGAACGGGGGCGGTCGTGAATGATTCCGTGGTAGTGATAGGTTCCGTTCTCCTCGCTGTACCGATAATGATGAGGATGTTTATCCAGCGAGCAAAACCGATGGGTGGGCATTATTTTGGTATCCAGCGGGCTGGGCAGGTTGATATTCCAGAATTGGCCGATCGCCAGGGGCTGCGTTAGGATAATGGGAAGCAGGTGCGCGGCCAGCCTTTGAACCGCCGGCCAGGGAATGGTCCATTGCGGCGCAATATACTGGGAAATGGCGACGGCGCGAACCCCGAGAATGGATGCTTCCCGGGCGGCGGCGACGGTGCCGGACTGGTAGACATCACTGCCCAGGTTGGCACCCGGATTGATTCCGGCGACGACCCAGTTCGCATCGGGGACAAAGGCTTTTAGGGCCAGCCGCGTGCAGTCGGCAGGGGTGGCATGAACCACATACATTCGACTGTTCGGTTGTTCCACCCGTATGGGGTCCCGCATGGTCACCCGGTGGCCCACATTGGATTGAGGGGCGGCCGGTGCCACCACGGTGATTTCGCCCAGCGGGGTTAGCGCTTGAACCAGTGCCGCCAGTCCGGGTTGGTCGTATCCATCGTCATTGGTAATTACAATTTTCACACAGGCTCCACCTGATAAGTTATGGGAAAGATCTCAGCGTCACGATCATATCAGCCCGAAAAGAGAATGCAACCCTGACCGATAAATTCAAGATACGAATCGGAATAAGGGAGAGGGTTGTTGCGCAGCAGGTCATATGATAAATCAAATAGTGGTTTGCGTTTGGGAAACGGGTGCCGCCATTTGTTTCGACCGGAATACCTGCAAAATAAAATGATCAGGAGAGGACCATGAGCAATCAAATACCTTCCCGTGAAACAGCCCTGAGCCTTCTTAAAAAATACAACCAGAGCGACAGTCTCATCAAACATGCCTATGCCGTCGAGGGGGTGATGCGGTACATGGCCCGCAAATATGGTGAGGATGAAGACGAATGGGGAGTTGTCGGTCTGATCCACGATTTGGATTATGAGCAGTTTCCTGATCAGCATTGCACCAAGACGGCGGAGATCCTTGCGCAGAACAGATGGCCCGAACATCTGATCCGGGCCGTGGTCAGCCATGGGTGGGGGATCTGCTCGGATGTCAAGCCCGAAACCACCCTGGAAAAAGTACTCTATGCCATCGATGAACTCACCGGCCTGGTAGCCACTTCGGCCCTGGTGCGGCCGACCAAAAGTGTGCTGGACATGAAGGCCAAGTCGGTCAAGAAGAAGTGGAAGGACAAACGCTTTGCCGCTGGTGTAGATCGCAACATCATCCAGCAGGGTGCTGACATGCTGGGGGTGGATTTGGGAGATCTGATTACCGACACGATCATGGGCATGCGTGAGGTGTCCGAGCAAATCGGACTGAAAGGAGACGCTTAACATGGAGTGTAAAAAAGAAAGCAATCTCGAGCGCTGTAACTGCTCCTACGAACCCTGTTCGCGAAAGGGTGTCTGTTGTGACTGCATCAAATACCACGTCAAGATGCGCCAGTTGCCGGCCTGTGTGTTTCCTGACGATGCCGAACGCACCTATGACCGCAGCTTCGACCATTTTGCCCGCCTGGTGCAGGCGAAGCGGATTTGATCCGTCAGGTTGCCGAAAGCTAAGGCAGGATCAGGTGGTTTTACGAATTCGTCAAAGGATAACCATGACCTTACAGACCCAACTCAAACAGATACTGGTGACCGAGCTGAATATCCGCGACATCCCGCCGGAGACCATCGACGACGATGAACCGATTTTCGGTGACCGCCTGGGGCTGGACTCCATCGATGCATTGGAGATGGTTTACCAGGTGGAACAGCATTTTGGCATCTCCATCAAGGACAAAAATGAGGCCCGTACGGCCCTGCAGACCATCAACACCCTGACGGCCTACATCACGGCCCGTCTGCCGAACTGACCGATGCCCTATCTGGCCCTGGAGGCCCATGGATTGGCCCACCGCTATCCGGGTGCATCCCAACCGGCCCTGCACGGCCTGGACCTGACCCTGCACAAAGGGGAAATTTTCGGTCTGCTGGGGCCCAACGGCGCCGGCAAAACCACAACCATTTCGATCCTCAGCACGATCCTGAAACCCGATGCCGGGTCGCTGATGATGAACGGCATCGACCCGTGGCGCCATCGGCGGGCCGTGCGCCGGATTATCGGCCTGGTACCCCAGGAAATCGCTCTTTACCCGTCGTTGACGACCCGGGAGAATCTGCGTTTTTTTGGACGCCTGCAGAACCTGCGGGGACGGCATCTGCGCCGGCGGATCGACGCTACCCTGGCCGCAGTGGGGCTGGAACAGCGGGCGGATCAGCCCATCGCTACCTTTTCCGGCGGCATGAAACGCCGTGCCAACCTGGCCGTGGGACTGCTTCACGAGCCGCAGGTGCTTTTCCTGGACGAGCCCACCGTGGGCATCGACCCCCAGTCGCGCCAGTTGATCCTTGAACAGATCGAGGCCTTCCGGAACCAGGGTACCACCATGCTCTACACCACCCACAGCATGGAAGAGGCCCAGCGGATTTGCTCACGCGTCGCCATCATGGATCAGGGCCGGATCCTGGCCCAGGATACGCTGGATCGGCTGCTGGCCGGAAACCCCGGAACTGCCGATCTGGGGGAACTTTTCCTGCACCTGACCGGCAAAGCGCTGAGGGACGGGTAGTATGCTTTCCCTGATGGCTGTCATTCAAAAAGAATTGCTGCTGCTCCTGCGGGACCGGGCCGGGCTGCTGGTGCTTTTCGTCATGCCGGCCGTACTTGTGGTGGTGGTTACCCTGGTCCAGGAAAATGCCCTCAAAACCATGGGGGCCGTGGATACCCGCATTCTATTGATCAACCAGGACACCGGGGCCCTGGGCCGTCAGATGGTCGAGGCCCTGGAGGCGGCCGAAGGGGTTAGGGTCACCCGCCAGGTTAAGGGCCGTGCGCCGTCACGCGTCGAGGCCCTGGCCCTGGTAGCCGATGGGGTTTACCAGCTCTGCCTGATTATTCCCTCCGGGATGACCGAGCGGGTGCGCGCCCGTGCCCGGTCGAGTGCGCAGGCCAGCCTTTCGGAGAAAAAGGGGACGGAGCCGGAGGCCACCGAACCGATGCCATGCATCGAAGTGCACTTCGATCCGACCGTTATGGGGAGCTTTCGTTCGGCCGTCGGCCACCTGCTTGACCTGATGGTGTTGCGGCTGGAGGTGGCCGAGAAAATAAAGGCTCTGGGAGAGCTGCTTCCCGAGGTGATCCACCGCTCGTTGGCCGAGACCCTGGCCCCCATGGGCGAACCGGTTCCGGCACTGCCGGCGTTGGATCTTCAATTGCGCTGGTCGGAGATGCCCCTGCTGCAGGTAGAAGATGGGGATGCGCGGGCCGTCCAGCCGTCCCGGCTGCCCACATCCGCACAGCAGAACGTGCCGGCATGGACCCTGTTCGGTATTTTCTTCATTGTCCTGCCCATGTCGGGGGCCTTCATCCAGGAGCGCATCAACGGCACGCGGTTGCGCCTGTTAACCATGCCGGTGGGATATGGGGCCCTGGTCGGCGGACGGATTATCGCCTACGCGGGGGTTTGCAGCCTCCAATGCCTCCTGATCGGTGGCATCGGTAAATGGCTGCTGCCCCTGTGGGGGGCGCCGGGCCTGACGATGGGCGGGTCGGCCGTGGCCCTTCTCGTCATTACGGCCTGCGCGATCCTGGCCGCCACCGGATACGGCATCCTTTTGGGAACCGTCATCGACACCTACCAGCAGGCCGCCATGATCGGCCCGATCTCAGTGGTGATCGCCGCAGCCCTGGGTGGCATCATGGTGCCGGTCTACGCCATGCCGCCGTTGATGCAAAAAGTCAGTGTCGTCTCCCCCCTGGGCTGGGGACTCAACGGCATCCTGGACGTTTTCGTCCGGAGGGCCGGACTGGCAGCCGTGCTGCCCGAAGCCGGAGCCCTGGCCGCCTTTTTTTGTGCCTGCATCCTGATGGCCTGGCGCTGGGAACGGCGTCAGGGATAATCGGAACAACAACCCGCGAAATAATCCATGGCGCCTCTTTTGATATCGCCGGCCGGGATGCTGATGCGTTATCCCTCCCTCACGGATGGCAAATAAACAGTGGGGCGGCTACGGCTGTTGAACGGTGCCCGACAGGTCAGCGGTGAGTGGCTGGCCGACAGCCCGTTCCAGCTCAGCCAGGGCCGAATGGCAGCCATACACCGCTCCGAAATAGTTGGCCCGGGCGCGGGTCTGTTTGGTGTTGGCATCCAGAACATCCGTGGAGGTGGCCATCTGCTGGGCATAGCGGGTGTTGACGATGCGCAGGTTCTCGCGGGCCTGATCCAGGGCCGCATTGGCGGTCCGCACGTTTTCCCGGGCCACCTGCAGGCGGATGAAGGCGTCTTTGGTCTCCAGTCGCAGGGCCTGCTTCACACCGTTGATTTTTTCGTCCAAAGCCTCGATCTCGTGGCGGACACGGGCCTCCTCGGACCGGGTTTTGCCCCATTCGAAAAAGGTCCACTCGGCCTGCACGCCCACCAGGGCGTTGTGCGGATTGTCATAGCTGTTATCGGTGGCTGCCCAATCCTCGCCCTTCTGGCGGTATTGGCCCACCAAATTAATGGTCGGGTAGTAGGCGCTACGGGCCAGGACGCGTCCCTGAACCAACTTTTGGCGGCCAAGATCCAAGGCTTTCAGTTCCGGTCGCCGGCGGATGGCCAGGTCCATCAGCATCTCCGGATCATCCGGCGCGGCAACCGGACCCTCAGCCAGTTCGGCCACGCGGGTGGGGTGGCCGATGGGCAGATCCAGCACGCTATTTAAGGTGGCGACGGCCATTTCCCGGCGGGCCGCCTGGGCAACCCGCTGCTGGATGGCATCCGCCAGGGCCACGTTGGCCTGGAGCTGATCATTATAAGGAATCAATCCCTGGTCATAGAAGTTTTCGGCGTTGCGGGCATGGGCGGCGATGCTTTTTTCGGTTTCGACGGCCACGGTGAGCAGCTTTTCGGCGAGCAGCACATTGATGACGGCCAGCTTGGCCTGTTTGACGACATCCTGAACAGCGATGGTCTCCTCCACCTGACTGCTTTTCATCCCCAGTTCAGCCATTTTTAACCGTGTGGTGAGAGCAAAACCGGTGAACAGGGGTTGGGTAAGGGTAAGGTTCCATTCAACCAGATCTTTGTCGGACGTCGTTTTCTGATAGTTTCGCAGTCCGGTGATTGTTCCCAGATTGGTATCGACGGTATACCCCTCCACCCACATGTAAGGTTGTTCCTTGAAACGGGTATAGCTGTACCCGGCCGAGGCTTTGGCAAACAGATCGGCCCGGGCGCTGCGGTAGGCGGCCTCGGCGGCACGCCCGTTTTGGATGGCTTCCCGAACCAGACGGTTGTTGGCCGCCGCCAGGGCCACGGCCCGGTACATTGAAAGGGGCTGAGGAACCGGTTCGG
This window harbors:
- a CDS encoding pilus assembly protein PilP encodes the protein MPMQNRQSCIIVALIVLLSCFLWNCDDQKKEPRAPVVSKKIAVHTAPAPPKTTDHAVVSPSEPVSKEEPEVEKASLVAERIYDPKDRLNPFIPLFKTETSETLSQPSEKSKRKRRMPQTPLEKISLEQLKLVAIIRAGSGNRALVEDSSGKGYIVKKGSYIGLNSGIVTQIEPNRIFVEEELENLMGELVLQNTEIKLQKPAGE
- the pilQ gene encoding type IV pilus secretin PilQ, which gives rise to MRNLGIKFSERLTLTFCMALVVAVLSAGCAARQSGMEKAASSPLAEITSIELSQDVNFANVVIRGTEPLTYMAVKQREPIGVVILIPGSRLTLTSPDLQSPGPPVKAIHASQAEAKIDTSRIEILLAADSSYNVVKDGNALKIQFSKTPLDVSSAATVLPAPSVQSNPSPATPQTVASTGVYQGTGMPVGSENQIWVNRIDFLGEPNGRSTLSIETTAPVDYKINKVSNRLLELRLMGTNIAEFRQRPLITTRFESAVNRIVPVQLPSMRGYSLFSIELREPVGYHTEQVGGLLLVHFDASSVPPAPVDEANLPAWKKVLTETLGMSGMDMTGSGAQSSGTPRLASQPNPDTVGEPAMPDVVLDSDQAVVVTKKIKTYKGEKIALDFYQTDIKNVFRILREVSGKNFAIDKDVSGKVTMTLDKPVPWDQVMDLVLRMNQLGMIVEGDIIRIATLSTLKKENDLRKAQIASLQEEKKQIKALEPLETRYIPISYSDAGKEVLPHIQNIISKDRGSVTVDTKNNQLIVTDTADKIAQAIEIARQIDKVTSQVIIEARIVEISETFSREVGFEWGLSVGPVSMNEGGTTYETNVAMNYPASTSNGIGLTYNKIAGTPFTLDAALTALETNGKGKILSSPKIVTLNNKKAKIKQGQEYGYLERDSSGGSSVSFKDVDLLLEVTPHVTPDNRISLSILITKNDVVDFVDDVPVISTNEAETELLVNDGDTIVIGGIIKKTRSNTKNAFPGLHKVPVLGWLFQSNLEENDNSELLIFMNPKIVQLEQRNMVN
- a CDS encoding invasin domain 3-containing protein; amino-acid sequence: MKNQVSWFRFASAIIIVLFVFLGCSSGGGGGDDDSSDTTTDTTTTASVAEILVEAENSSINVEESAEIIAWVYDDSGSPMANTTISFSLDYPSLAYISPSIATTNSDGKVTATLTARSKQGEIIVSASNDEITSNDETVSILSGVSPDTITVTATPMTLLIGGTSSIQAEVLDKDGNAVPDGTSVSFEVANDNFGSMSPATNTTANGFASSTFTSSSTAGTVAVEVSVGQINNSVDLIINDTQPASLSFNAADPEIIAIKESGGNETSDISFQVIDQNGDPKSGIAVTMTIIKGPGGGEYIDTDSTPEEIVVSSASDGLATVTLHSGSNAGPVTIRAQMTVDGVAMVANSAAVSIGGGVPSASRFSVSASVLNIPGLDENGKTTEITAWLTDRFGNYNILEGTTVSFWSEAALAVDAANVTASADGSDSAVATVTARTQHPVIDPIPGGEDVAPFDWENELMDYVSTTYGWAGTTHPRDGLVSILVYTEGEEGFDDLNANGVYDSGETFEDTIDDPFIDYNDNGEYDGTDSSDPAEIYNDANDTTGWDSYNGIWDDQKDIFYNFKILITGEPHIAIAPTTFNIADGGSQSFTFLVCDENLNYLSEGTSISVSIEGGGKLFADEIELDDSSALPGINGSYTSHLPQIEYNATIMDSDSGDSNDPVLTTLTITVNWEGNTEELSIIGYVD
- a CDS encoding NUDIX hydrolase, which gives rise to MNFCSQCGGPVTLTVPAGDDRPRHVCQACGTVHYQNPKLVVGCIPIWDDRILMCRRNINPRKGYWTLPAGFLENGETVADGARRETLEETGSRVTDLRPYRMIDIVHINQIYLMFLARLEALDFHPTPESAEVKLMPEDEIPWETIAFNVVEKTLHDFFQDRPENRFEFQMDRIDLKWQEIIS
- the surE gene encoding 5'/3'-nucleotidase SurE; the protein is MKIVITNDDGYDQPGLAALVQALTPLGEITVVAPAAPQSNVGHRVTMRDPIRVEQPNSRMYVVHATPADCTRLALKAFVPDANWVVAGINPGANLGSDVYQSGTVAAAREASILGVRAVAISQYIAPQWTIPWPAVQRLAAHLLPIILTQPLAIGQFWNINLPSPLDTKIMPTHRFCSLDKHPHHYRYSEENGTYHYHGIIHDRPRSAGSDVDVCFGGMISVTRLEI
- a CDS encoding HDIG domain-containing metalloprotein, whose product is MSNQIPSRETALSLLKKYNQSDSLIKHAYAVEGVMRYMARKYGEDEDEWGVVGLIHDLDYEQFPDQHCTKTAEILAQNRWPEHLIRAVVSHGWGICSDVKPETTLEKVLYAIDELTGLVATSALVRPTKSVLDMKAKSVKKKWKDKRFAAGVDRNIIQQGADMLGVDLGDLITDTIMGMREVSEQIGLKGDA
- a CDS encoding DUF6485 family protein, which encodes MECKKESNLERCNCSYEPCSRKGVCCDCIKYHVKMRQLPACVFPDDAERTYDRSFDHFARLVQAKRI
- a CDS encoding phosphopantetheine-binding protein, coding for MTLQTQLKQILVTELNIRDIPPETIDDDEPIFGDRLGLDSIDALEMVYQVEQHFGISIKDKNEARTALQTINTLTAYITARLPN
- a CDS encoding ABC transporter ATP-binding protein; translated protein: MPYLALEAHGLAHRYPGASQPALHGLDLTLHKGEIFGLLGPNGAGKTTTISILSTILKPDAGSLMMNGIDPWRHRRAVRRIIGLVPQEIALYPSLTTRENLRFFGRLQNLRGRHLRRRIDATLAAVGLEQRADQPIATFSGGMKRRANLAVGLLHEPQVLFLDEPTVGIDPQSRQLILEQIEAFRNQGTTMLYTTHSMEEAQRICSRVAIMDQGRILAQDTLDRLLAGNPGTADLGELFLHLTGKALRDG
- a CDS encoding ABC transporter permease translates to MLSLMAVIQKELLLLLRDRAGLLVLFVMPAVLVVVVTLVQENALKTMGAVDTRILLINQDTGALGRQMVEALEAAEGVRVTRQVKGRAPSRVEALALVADGVYQLCLIIPSGMTERVRARARSSAQASLSEKKGTEPEATEPMPCIEVHFDPTVMGSFRSAVGHLLDLMVLRLEVAEKIKALGELLPEVIHRSLAETLAPMGEPVPALPALDLQLRWSEMPLLQVEDGDARAVQPSRLPTSAQQNVPAWTLFGIFFIVLPMSGAFIQERINGTRLRLLTMPVGYGALVGGRIIAYAGVCSLQCLLIGGIGKWLLPLWGAPGLTMGGSAVALLVITACAILAATGYGILLGTVIDTYQQAAMIGPISVVIAAALGGIMVPVYAMPPLMQKVSVVSPLGWGLNGILDVFVRRAGLAAVLPEAGALAAFFCACILMAWRWERRQG
- a CDS encoding TolC family protein gives rise to the protein MADFDKMGMRFFGVILLAGVLCSAWAMAAEPVPQPLSMYRAVALAAANNRLVREAIQNGRAAEAAYRSARADLFAKASAGYSYTRFKEQPYMWVEGYTVDTNLGTITGLRNYQKTTSDKDLVEWNLTLTQPLFTGFALTTRLKMAELGMKSSQVEETIAVQDVVKQAKLAVINVLLAEKLLTVAVETEKSIAAHARNAENFYDQGLIPYNDQLQANVALADAIQQRVAQAARREMAVATLNSVLDLPIGHPTRVAELAEGPVAAPDDPEMLMDLAIRRRPELKALDLGRQKLVQGRVLARSAYYPTINLVGQYRQKGEDWAATDNSYDNPHNALVGVQAEWTFFEWGKTRSEEARVRHEIEALDEKINGVKQALRLETKDAFIRLQVARENVRTANAALDQARENLRIVNTRYAQQMATSTDVLDANTKQTRARANYFGAVYGCHSALAELERAVGQPLTADLSGTVQQP